Proteins encoded together in one Citromicrobium bathyomarinum window:
- the acs gene encoding acetate--CoA ligase, whose product MTSAAAPEDRVVRRVIATDAATALLGQIIERHGPVLIHQSGGCCDGSSPMVYPRDEFRLGGSDVLLGTIGTTPVYIGAAQFAAWKHTQLILDVVEGRGGMFSLDNGTGRRFLARSRTYGEREITMLHKADRLRAMQASIDSDADAFWLNEAHRLDWSVFPTKADESSFDKADFGIRWFADGALNVSVNCLDRHLDTRGDQPAIVFEGDEPGEGRTLTYRELHGQVCRFANVLKASGIGKGDRVILYMPMVPEAAIAMLACARIGAVHSVVFGGFSPDSLADRIADCGATLVVTADEGTRGGKRIPLKANVDSALERASGVDTVIVMQRTGGDVAMREGRDIWWEDACSNVSDECPPEAMNAEDPLFILYTSGSTGKPKGVLHTTGGYLLWSTLTYDLLFGPEEGKDVADDLFWCTADVGWITGHTYVVYGPLSNGARTVMFDGVPNYPDPGRLWETSQRLGVTIFYTAPTAIRALMRQGDRWVIRHDLSSIRLLGTVGEPINHEAWEWYHDIVGRGECPIVDTWWQTETGGALIAPVPGATETKPGSATLPLPGVHPELVDGEGHVLAGATEGNLVLTRSWPGQMRTIFGDHDRFFQTYFSTFPGTYFTGDGARRDEDGYYWITGRVDDVINVSGHRMGTAEVENALDEHVLVAEAAVVGMPHDIKGQGIHAFVTLKAGEEGSDALRQELRDLVRSEIGPFATPDVIQFAPDLPKTRSGKIMRRVLRKIAEGQPDQIGDISTLADPGVVDALRERSPA is encoded by the coding sequence ATGACGAGCGCCGCCGCGCCGGAGGACCGCGTGGTCCGCCGCGTGATCGCCACCGACGCGGCCACGGCCCTGCTGGGCCAGATCATCGAACGTCACGGCCCCGTGCTGATCCACCAGTCGGGCGGGTGCTGTGACGGCTCAAGCCCGATGGTCTATCCGCGCGATGAGTTCCGCCTCGGCGGGTCGGACGTGCTGCTGGGCACGATCGGCACCACGCCGGTCTATATCGGCGCGGCGCAATTCGCGGCGTGGAAACACACGCAGCTTATCCTTGATGTGGTGGAAGGGCGAGGCGGCATGTTCAGCCTCGATAATGGAACGGGCCGACGCTTCCTCGCGCGAAGCCGGACCTATGGGGAGAGAGAAATCACCATGTTGCACAAGGCAGACAGGCTTCGCGCCATGCAGGCATCGATCGACAGCGATGCGGACGCCTTCTGGCTGAACGAAGCGCACCGGCTCGACTGGAGCGTCTTCCCGACGAAGGCGGACGAGAGCAGCTTCGACAAGGCCGATTTCGGCATTCGCTGGTTTGCCGATGGCGCGCTGAACGTCTCGGTCAATTGCCTCGACCGCCACCTCGATACGCGCGGCGACCAGCCCGCGATCGTGTTCGAAGGCGACGAGCCGGGGGAAGGGCGCACGCTCACCTATCGGGAGTTGCACGGGCAGGTCTGCCGCTTCGCCAATGTTCTGAAAGCCAGCGGGATCGGCAAGGGCGATCGGGTGATCCTTTACATGCCGATGGTGCCCGAAGCGGCGATTGCGATGCTCGCCTGCGCCCGGATTGGCGCGGTCCATTCGGTCGTCTTCGGCGGCTTCTCGCCCGACAGCCTGGCCGACCGGATCGCCGATTGCGGTGCCACCTTGGTCGTCACCGCCGACGAAGGCACGCGCGGTGGCAAGCGTATTCCGCTCAAAGCCAATGTCGATAGCGCGCTGGAGCGGGCGAGCGGCGTCGATACGGTCATCGTCATGCAGCGGACGGGTGGCGACGTGGCGATGCGCGAGGGGCGCGACATCTGGTGGGAGGATGCGTGTTCGAACGTTTCCGACGAATGCCCGCCCGAAGCGATGAACGCCGAAGATCCGCTGTTCATCCTCTACACCTCCGGCTCGACCGGCAAGCCCAAGGGCGTGCTGCACACAACCGGCGGGTATCTGCTGTGGTCGACGCTGACCTATGATCTGCTGTTCGGCCCTGAGGAAGGTAAGGATGTCGCCGACGATCTGTTCTGGTGCACCGCCGATGTCGGCTGGATCACCGGGCACACCTATGTCGTCTATGGCCCACTCTCCAACGGCGCGCGCACGGTCATGTTCGACGGTGTGCCCAACTATCCCGATCCCGGCCGTTTGTGGGAGACGAGCCAGCGCCTCGGCGTGACGATCTTCTATACCGCGCCGACCGCAATCCGCGCGCTGATGCGGCAGGGCGACCGGTGGGTGATCCGCCATGACCTGTCCTCGATCCGTCTGCTGGGCACGGTGGGCGAACCGATCAATCATGAAGCGTGGGAATGGTATCATGACATCGTCGGGCGCGGGGAGTGCCCGATCGTCGATACCTGGTGGCAGACCGAAACCGGTGGGGCGCTGATCGCGCCGGTCCCCGGAGCGACCGAGACCAAGCCTGGCAGCGCGACCCTGCCACTTCCCGGCGTCCACCCCGAACTGGTCGATGGCGAAGGGCATGTGCTGGCTGGAGCGACGGAGGGCAATCTGGTCCTCACCCGCAGCTGGCCGGGCCAGATGCGCACCATCTTCGGTGATCACGATCGCTTCTTCCAGACCTATTTCAGCACCTTCCCCGGCACCTATTTCACCGGCGACGGCGCACGGCGCGACGAGGATGGCTATTACTGGATCACCGGCCGGGTCGACGATGTCATCAACGTGTCGGGGCACCGCATGGGCACCGCCGAAGTCGAAAACGCGCTCGACGAGCATGTGCTGGTGGCAGAGGCCGCCGTCGTGGGAATGCCGCATGATATCAAGGGGCAGGGCATCCATGCCTTCGTGACACTGAAGGCCGGGGAGGAGGGCAGCGATGCCCTGCGCCAGGAACTGCGCGATCTGGTGCGCAGCGAGATCGGACCGTTCGCCACGCCCGACGTCATTCAGTTCGCGCCCGACCTGCCCAAGACGCGTTCGGGCAAGATCATGCGCCGGGTTCTCAGAAAAATCGCCGAGGGGCAGCCCGATCAGATTGGCGACATCTCGACCCTCGCCGATCCCGGCGTCGTCGATGCGCTTCGTGAGCGCAGTCCAGCATGA
- the adhP gene encoding alcohol dehydrogenase AdhP → MSKTMKAAVVRAFGEPLRIEEVPVPEVAPGMIQVAIQASGVCHTDLHAAEGDWPVKPEPPFIPGHEGVGFVSAVGKGVTHVKEGDRVGVPWLYTACGHCTHCLGGWETLCESQLNTGYSVNGGFADYVLADPNYVGHLPDNVGFNEIAPVLCAGVTVYKGLKMTETKPGDAVVISGIGGLGHMAVQYAVAMGLNVVAVDVDDAKLDLARRLGAVETVNARTEADPAAVVKRLTGGGARGALVTAVSEKAFEQAVGMIGRGGTVALNGLPPGDFPLNIFGMVLNGITVRGSIVGTRLDLQESLDFAADGKVKATISTAGLDDINAVFDRMRQGQIEGRVVLDMTQ, encoded by the coding sequence ATGAGCAAGACCATGAAAGCCGCGGTCGTCCGCGCCTTTGGCGAACCGCTGCGGATCGAGGAAGTGCCGGTGCCCGAAGTTGCGCCGGGCATGATCCAGGTCGCCATTCAGGCCTCGGGCGTGTGCCACACCGATCTGCATGCCGCCGAAGGCGATTGGCCGGTGAAGCCCGAGCCGCCGTTCATTCCGGGCCATGAAGGCGTGGGTTTCGTCTCTGCCGTGGGCAAGGGCGTCACCCATGTGAAGGAAGGCGACCGGGTCGGCGTGCCCTGGCTCTACACCGCCTGCGGCCACTGCACCCACTGCCTCGGCGGGTGGGAGACGCTGTGCGAGAGCCAGCTCAACACCGGCTATTCGGTCAACGGCGGGTTCGCTGACTATGTTCTGGCCGACCCCAACTATGTCGGCCACCTGCCCGACAATGTCGGCTTCAACGAGATCGCGCCGGTGCTGTGCGCGGGCGTGACGGTCTACAAGGGCCTGAAGATGACCGAGACCAAGCCGGGCGATGCGGTGGTGATCTCCGGTATCGGCGGGCTGGGCCACATGGCAGTGCAGTATGCGGTCGCGATGGGGCTTAACGTGGTCGCGGTGGATGTCGACGATGCCAAGCTCGACCTTGCCCGCAGGCTCGGCGCGGTGGAGACGGTCAACGCCCGCACCGAGGCGGACCCTGCGGCGGTGGTCAAGCGGCTGACCGGCGGCGGTGCGCGCGGCGCGCTGGTGACGGCGGTGAGCGAAAAAGCGTTCGAGCAGGCGGTCGGCATGATCGGGCGCGGCGGCACCGTGGCGCTCAACGGGTTGCCGCCGGGCGATTTCCCGCTCAACATCTTCGGCATGGTGCTGAACGGCATCACCGTGCGCGGCTCGATCGTGGGCACGCGGCTGGACCTTCAGGAATCGCTCGACTTCGCCGCCGATGGCAAGGTCAAGGCGACGATTTCGACCGCCGGTCTGGACGACATCAATGCGGTGTTCGACCGGATGCGGCAGGGCCAGATCGAAGGGCGCGTCGTCCTCGACATGACCCAATGA
- the adh gene encoding aldehyde dehydrogenase — translation MDMQTSPAASMTAPFAERYDNFIGGQWVAPKDGRYFDNVSSITGKPVGKVARSQAADIEAALDAAHAAKDAWGRTSAGERALILNRIADRMEENLEQIAIAETWDNGKPLRETMAADIPLAIDHFRYFAGCIRAQEGGISEIDHDTVAYHFHEPLGVVGQIIPWNFPILMAVWKLAPALAAGNCVVLKPAEQTPASIMVLMELIGDLLPAGVVNVVNGFGVEAGKPLASSSRIAKIAFTGETSTGRLIMQYATENLIPVTLELGGKSPNIFFEDVCREDDDYLDKAIEGLVMFALNQGEVCTCPSRALVHESIYERFMERAIQRVEAIKAGNPLDMETMIGAQASSEQQEKILSYIAIGKQEGAELLTGGEAARFEGEIADGYYVKPTVFRGNNRMRIFQEEIFGPVLSVTTFKDHDEALNLANDTLYGLGAGVWSRDANTCYRFGRAIKAGRVWTNCYHAYPAHAAFGGYKQSGIGRENHRMMLDHYQQTKNMLVSYSPKKLGFF, via the coding sequence ATGGACATGCAAACCAGCCCCGCCGCATCGATGACCGCCCCGTTCGCGGAGCGTTACGACAACTTCATCGGCGGCCAATGGGTCGCGCCCAAAGACGGGCGCTATTTCGACAATGTCTCGTCGATCACCGGCAAGCCGGTTGGCAAGGTCGCGCGCAGTCAGGCGGCGGACATCGAAGCCGCGCTCGACGCCGCCCATGCCGCGAAAGACGCCTGGGGCCGCACCAGCGCGGGCGAGCGGGCGCTGATCCTCAACCGCATCGCCGACCGGATGGAGGAGAACCTCGAACAGATCGCGATCGCCGAGACCTGGGACAACGGCAAGCCGCTGCGCGAGACCATGGCCGCCGACATCCCGCTCGCGATCGACCACTTTCGCTATTTCGCGGGCTGCATCCGCGCGCAGGAAGGCGGCATTTCGGAAATCGACCACGATACGGTCGCTTACCATTTCCATGAGCCGCTGGGCGTGGTCGGCCAGATCATTCCGTGGAACTTCCCGATTCTGATGGCGGTGTGGAAGCTCGCCCCGGCGCTGGCGGCGGGCAACTGCGTGGTGCTCAAACCGGCCGAGCAGACCCCGGCCTCGATCATGGTGCTGATGGAGCTGATTGGCGACCTGCTGCCGGCCGGCGTGGTCAATGTGGTCAACGGCTTTGGCGTGGAAGCGGGCAAGCCGCTCGCCAGCAGCAGCCGGATCGCCAAGATCGCCTTTACCGGCGAGACGAGCACCGGCCGCCTGATCATGCAATATGCGACCGAAAACCTGATTCCGGTCACGCTGGAACTGGGCGGCAAGAGCCCCAACATCTTCTTCGAGGACGTGTGCCGCGAGGACGACGACTATCTCGACAAGGCGATCGAAGGCCTCGTGATGTTCGCGCTCAATCAGGGGGAGGTCTGCACCTGCCCCAGCCGCGCGCTGGTGCATGAGAGCATTTACGAGCGTTTCATGGAACGGGCGATCCAGCGCGTCGAAGCGATCAAGGCGGGCAACCCGCTCGATATGGAAACGATGATCGGGGCGCAGGCCTCGTCCGAGCAGCAGGAGAAGATCCTCTCCTACATCGCCATCGGCAAGCAGGAAGGTGCCGAGCTGCTGACCGGCGGCGAGGCGGCACGGTTCGAGGGTGAGATCGCGGACGGATATTACGTCAAGCCGACCGTGTTCCGGGGCAACAACCGGATGCGCATCTTTCAGGAGGAGATCTTCGGTCCGGTCCTCTCGGTCACGACGTTCAAGGACCATGACGAGGCGCTTAACCTCGCCAACGACACGCTCTATGGCCTCGGCGCGGGCGTGTGGAGCCGCGATGCCAACACTTGCTACCGCTTCGGCCGGGCGATCAAGGCCGGGCGCGTGTGGACCAACTGCTACCACGCCTATCCCGCGCACGCGGCGTTCGGCGGCTACAAGCAGTCGGGCATCGGGCGCGAAAACCATCGCATGATGCTCGACCACTACCAGCAGACCAAGAACATGCTGGTCAGCTACAGCCCGAAGAAGCTCGGCTTCTTCTGA
- a CDS encoding GAF domain-containing protein: MAVEHEDSVEKVLHSSSSAAQSFVAASWCRSGLKYGLDAGADQGRELVSGSELTQRRERHGLMLEVARPLLDQLFQTVAATGCAVMLSDKDGVILESRSQTGDRAMFDQVGLTPGGVWSESREGTNGIGTCLVEGRPVTIHRDEHFASRNIGISCMDAPVRDAAGRLVGALDISNCRDDHSAAMGALVQKIVQDAARRIESGVFRKFFEGHRIIDANLPGGDAALLAVDRDDLVIGATYAARHRLNLSDDCLTGSRSAAEILGGEDSASFRDSERAVLRRALAQADGNATRAAKALGIGRATLYRRMEKVGLARG; encoded by the coding sequence ATGGCAGTCGAGCACGAAGACTCGGTCGAGAAGGTCCTGCACTCTTCTTCCAGCGCCGCGCAATCGTTTGTTGCGGCCAGCTGGTGTCGTTCGGGCCTCAAGTACGGGCTCGATGCGGGGGCCGATCAGGGGCGGGAACTTGTTTCCGGCAGCGAGCTTACGCAGCGGCGCGAACGCCACGGCCTGATGCTGGAGGTGGCGCGGCCGCTGCTCGACCAGCTGTTCCAGACCGTCGCCGCCACCGGCTGCGCGGTCATGCTGTCGGACAAGGACGGTGTCATCCTCGAATCGCGAAGCCAGACGGGCGACCGGGCAATGTTCGACCAGGTCGGGCTGACGCCGGGCGGCGTGTGGAGCGAAAGCCGCGAAGGGACCAACGGGATCGGCACCTGTCTTGTCGAAGGGCGGCCGGTCACGATCCACCGCGACGAACATTTCGCCTCCCGCAATATCGGCATCAGCTGCATGGACGCGCCGGTGCGCGATGCGGCGGGACGGCTGGTGGGCGCGCTCGACATCTCCAATTGCCGCGACGATCACAGCGCGGCGATGGGCGCGCTGGTCCAGAAGATCGTGCAGGATGCCGCGCGCAGGATCGAAAGCGGCGTGTTCCGCAAGTTCTTCGAAGGGCACCGGATCATCGATGCCAACCTGCCGGGCGGCGATGCGGCGTTGCTGGCGGTCGACCGGGACGATCTGGTGATCGGCGCGACCTATGCCGCACGCCATCGCCTCAACCTGTCGGACGACTGCCTGACCGGATCGCGCAGCGCGGCGGAGATCCTCGGCGGAGAGGACTCCGCATCGTTCCGCGACTCGGAGCGTGCGGTGCTGCGGCGCGCGCTGGCGCAGGCCGATGGCAATGCCACACGGGCGGCAAAGGCGCTCGGCATCGGGCGTGCGACGCTGTATCGGCGGATGGAAAAGGTGGGGCTGGCACGCGGCTGA